Below is a genomic region from Macaca thibetana thibetana isolate TM-01 chromosome 1, ASM2454274v1, whole genome shotgun sequence.
TGTGAGTGGCCCTTCCCTCCCCAGTCCCCAGCATGTCTCCCTTGGCTCTGAGCAATGCTTTTGAGGAGGATGGCACTTTTgtgggcttaaaaaaaaaagattatgcagatctattctaattttttaaaaatatctgccttTCGTTACATTCTGGCTAATAGGCTGTCCCCCATCACCTCTGGAGCTGCCTGGCAGCCCTGTCATCCCTTGTCTCAGGTCACACACTCTGTCCTCCATGTCTTCCAGGGTGGTCATCTGGAACCAAGCCAGGGGAGTCCAGTTACTCTTAAAATTCTGAACGGAATCTTGAAAGGTACCAGGAGGAAAGGAAAGCCAGGGCACAACgagcagagaggaaaaaatgaaaagtgagaaATGGTGAGGACATACAAAGCAAGGGAGCGTGAAGAACAATGGATATGGGAAAATTCAAATTACAGGTGACATTCCATTTAAAATTGTGTGTCACAGAGCAAGTCTTTAGTTTGACTCTTTCTTTATAGCTTTTcacccccattttttttttcagctgcaAAACTGTGCTATTGGCCTGGAAGGGTGGTCAGCACGGGCTGCAGGGACCCTGACAGAGGCAAGAAAAAGGAGACCTGGCTTAGATCGCTGCAGCTGACCCAAAGTGTCCTCAAAGAGACATATCCTGGGCGCTCCCGACCGGCAACCGACTGACGTAAAGATCCGCTTGCGGGAGGTCGGGGCCAAGGGGCCCGGGCTGACCGTGGACTGAATGAATATTCGGCGGGCAGGTTGGGGATCCGAGACCGCGCAAGACCCAGGACCTTCCTCTGCTACACCCAAAGCCATTGCGAACGGGGCGAGACCCTGTGACCCCCGAAGATAGGAGGCTTTGGAGCGAGATATGCGCCCTCGACCAGGAGAGCCAGGCTGCGTCGAGTCTCAGGGACACGTCTTTGGAGGGCGTGCGCGGCCCGCGATTCGCCACGCAGTGAAATTCAAAAATGGCCGGATTGCGCTGAAGAATGCAAGTCGGAACTGCCAGATAGAGGATCGTATTAGctcagtagttcattcttttgATCTTTCGTTCACTTGCTCATTTCTTGAGCTTCTACCACGTGTTGGGTGCACTCGTCACCCGGATtctgagaaacaaaaatgaacagcCGTGACAAATTAAAACGAGGCTAAAATTTGCAGACTGGGAAATCTCTGGTCGAGGAGAGTGGGGATTGAGGGTGGCTAGGGAACTCCGCATAACAGGCACTTTTTCTCCGCAAAGAGAGGCGGCGAGGTGCAGACGCACTGAGACCAACTCGCCTAGCATTCTCACTCGCTCTGCGGTGCTCTTCCGTGTTCCAAGAGAGACTCGGGTAGATCTTAGCGCTCCGCACCGCCGCCTAAGTGAGGGACTGGAGAAAGCACAGAAAGCTTTGGACTTCTGTCCTGGTTCTTGACGTAGACCACTAGGGAAGTGACCTTGAGTGAGTCATTCAACCTCTCTACGAGTTCGTTCCACCTACAACAATGCCCAAATGGTACGCAGTCCAGAGTTTCGGCCGCCTGTATCGAGTCCTGCTGTGAACGCGTTCTCTTGTCCCTCTGTGATGACCTTAGTATTGGGGATCCTAATGCGTCCTCAACCAGATGATTCGCAGCTCTAGGTCCACTCCTGGGGTTACCACCTGGTACTTCTGGGTCGTGTTGCACAGCCTCCTACTGTGTTTATAATGCTACCTACGCTTATTGATGCTATAAATAACCACAAGGGCCACAATAATTATGCTTGTCGTTTATATAGTAAACAATTTTGGGGGTGCATTTCCTGCGCCAAGCACTGAGCTAGGTGCTAGAGTTTCTCCAACCATGCAGCAGAGTCCAGCCCTGCTCTCAAGAAGCCGAGGGTGCCTTTTTCCTCAAAGGAATCGTTGATCTCCTGTTTCCATTTCGAGGGCCCTCCCTCATTGTGATTAGTTTAAAACTTAATAAAACTCCCGAAGTGCTATTTGTTCCCACATAATCTCAACAGCTGGAACATAATTTTCCCTTCTGGGCCCCTAGACACTTGTTTAAGCTTCAGAAAACTAAGTATCAGAAAactaacttcttcctttctaactcCCACGAGTAAGTCCCCGCCACACCCACAAGCATTGTATCCAGCGCCTGCTGTGAAATTTGCAGACTGAGATGCTCCTGCGCACAGTGCCAGGAGCATCAAGAGGAAGAAGTACTCATGGGCTTCTAAAAGAAGCAACCTAGTCAGGCAGCTCATCCTAACTCTCTGGGCTACTCCTTAAAGGATTTCCTGGTGACAAGGTATCCTCATTCTCATCTAATGATTTAATTACTTGGAGAGTAAAGGTTgtcttgcattctttttttctctactgtgCAAACATTCACAAGGATCCCAATAAATACTGCAATGAAAAAAACGAATGGATGAAGGAATGCAGTAACATCTAAGGCTATAGCGGTAATTATATACCAGCCATTGTTCTCAtttcgccttttttttttttaactgtcatgAAGTCTTGCAGCGATTTATGAGTTATGTACCTTTGATTATATCCCATTATACagagaaaacaaaccaaagaTTAGATGAATTTTCCAAGGTCATGTAGCTAGTTATTGgtggtgagtgaatgaatgaatgcctctGGGGTTAGTTCGGACCTCCTATGCTGGGCTGGGATCAGGCCTGCTTTTTCCTGCACACTCCACCTGACCATCTCCTCGAATAACTCCCGCAACCAAGAGAGTCGTTGAGGGTCTCCAGAGAGGCAATTTTGGAGCACACATCAGGCAATGCTGCCACTGCCACCTCCAAGGTCTCTTTCTGGTTCCTCATCTGCTGCACAGGGTGGACTGTGCTAGAGAGTGAGGCTTACTATCTGCCATGGCTCTAGCTGAGTCTGAGgctagaggaagagagaaggatcCAGTGCAGGGGCTGCCACGCAGCCATGATTGGGCCTCGACCTCCACATCCTGCCCAGAATTCTAAGTGTCAGCAATGATCAGTGGAAGTCAAAAAGCACCGGGGATGTCTCTTCCTTTTGCGAGCACAGTGTGACTGGGATCCTACACACTGTTAGCAAAGCTAATTCTGCTATTAGGTCAGTGCAGAGTGGAAGGCAGGGTATCAACCCAAAGGAGTCCCAGACCTGCAACTCCCAGAGGAACACCCCTCAGGAACCAccaaggggaagagaaggagctAATGGGAGCCCAACATCACAGGCAGTGGTTGAATCTCACgatctttttaaaaacccatcGTTTTCGGGCATCCTAGTCCGAATCTGGTTGCTCAGGTGTGTCTGGCGCCAGCTTTCATGTTCCTGTGTACTGTAGGAGGCCCTGACCCGAGGCCCATCCTGGTCCTGGCACTCACTCTCCAGGGCACCTTGGGCAAGTATTCTTAAATCTCTCAGCCTCCGTTACTTCACCCCAAAAGCGAGGGAGTCGGGAACAACCACAACTGTGGGGACTTCTATTCCTGATTTCTAAAATGACAGGGGGCAGGGACAGGGACGGGATTAAAGGACCAAAGGTTCTCTGACCTCACCTGTCCGCAGGGCCCAGGGATCCTGGCAGAGGCTGCTGCTCTGTTAGAACCTGAGTTGAAGGGAATCTTAGAAAGTGCTCCCCGCCCTGTGTAAGCAGTCTGGATTCCCCAAGAGTGGCTGCGGCAGGGGGTAGGCACTGTGGGTTGTAATATCACAGTGTGTGAAGGGAAGCTTCAGAGAAAGCCAACTAGTTTGTCTTTGGGATGCCAGCCAACCTCATCATGACCTCAAAAATGGAGGCTGTGAGCTAGATGAGTGCATGAGTTAAACcaaaattttggattttaaaaaatcttccctaGCCCAAACACCTGCAGTTAAAGTCCTCCTTAAAACTCACATCTTCACAAACACTTTGGAGTGTGCAATCAATCCTTTCCACCCCACAAGGCTGAAGAAGTGGAATGTGATGTCCCAGCATGTTTAGGGTCCTCTTGGTCATCTTTAAAACAGTGTCACTACATCACGTGGGAGAGGGCTGAGCTTGCCTACTTTTTCTTCTTAAGGGAGGAAGAAGCTGGAGAGGGGACTAGGATGCCTAAAAACAATGGGAGAGTGCATCAACCTCAGCCTCTAGCTTCTCTTCCCCCATTTCTTGCTCCATCCAGCCCACTGAGAGTCTTAGGTAGGCATGGGCTTGAGGAGAGGTGGGTTCAGATCTGCGGAAACAGATTAAAGCTCGACAGGTTAAAGCTCAACAGATCAAGTCAAGTCAAGGTGCCCGCAGAAAATCCACTGCTGCAAGCCCTGGTTTCTACCACACCCCTCCCCCGATTCCAAAGCTTTCGTTGGCAATTGCCTTCCTAGACAGGAGAACCCAGGTTTCACTCTCCTGTTTCTTCAGCCTCTGACACCTTGAAAAGAAGCCTGGGCGCTCTTactgccctgccctgctctggccatgACCTAGTTCAAACCCTGCCAACGTCAAACTCCAGATCCTGGGTAGAGAGGGCAGCCAGAAAAAAGATTCCAGAGTGACTGGGATTCCTTTACGATTGCCTCTGAGGTGCAAAGGATGTCAGAGGGATTTGTGGCAAGCAGTCTGAGCTCGCCTACAATCCACACGACTCTGCAGGGTCTTGTAGAGTAGAGGGAGAGAAGCGGGAAATCTCCTTGGCTGGTATAATGACCTGAGCCTCCTTTGCAAGCAGGACCGCGCCTGGACCTGCCCCGGGGGCTGACGACTTTGGCCTTTGTGGGCACAGGAAGGCGAGGGAGACACAATGCTCGCATGGAGGTTTCAGCCCACTGAAACGGGCAAACGGGAGAGAAACGCGGCGCCAGCGTTCAGGGGTTTAGTCCGCGGAACTTGGCGCTAGGGAACTTCTCTGTGGAAACCAGCGCCCTACCCACCCACACAGGCTGAATAAGGCGGCAGAGGCTCCTCTCTGCTTTGCCATATGGAGGAGAACGGGGAAATTTATTCGCGTGGTTTTACCCACAAAAGTGCTGAAATAGCCAGTAGATTGCCTGTCTCTCCAGTGTCTATGAGAGTCTGCAGGTCTGTGTGCGTCCACGTtggaggggatgggggaagggtaTTGAGTCCCCAGCCCCGCCCTGAAGGGAAACGCACCGTGGTCACCATCCCTCCGCGAACCTCTGTGCACCTTGGTAGCCTTTTTCGGAGGGCTCCGCGCCGCGGGGACTTCGGTAGTCTAGGCAAAGCTTTGCTCAGAGCAAAGAGCAATTGCTGGCTGGAGTCTCGGGTTGTGTGCAGGAGGGGCGGGGGCCGCGGCTCTGTTCTGCTCTGCTCTGGGGCCCACGCGCTCTCTCTTTCTCCAAGCCTCAACTCTGCGCGGTTCTGGCTCCCCGCACGGTCCGCGCTGGGCCTTCTCTTCCGGGTCTGAAAACTCTGTCTTGGCTGAAGAATTTCTAGCTGCCTGGCCGCCCTTGCTAGCATTTTGGTCTGCCAAGAAGACCCCAGTACCCGGGGTCGAGCGAGCAGTCCCGGGATGGGCCTATCCGGCCAAATTTTAGCCTTTCCTCCCGGCCACCTGTGGTTACCCTTCTTCCAAATGAACTGTAACTTCTCCGGTGCTTGTGATATTCCGTTTCTGATGAAACGTGGAAGAACTCCACGGTTAGGGTAAAGCCCCACAAGAACGTCACGTGATAACTGTCCAggaactgggggtgggggtgggggtggcggaGGCAGGGGCGCCTCCTGCGAGCACTAGGGGGGCATTCGTCCTTCAGACTCCCGCCCTCAGGTGCTTGCCACCCGGCTCACTTCGTTTCCGGGACCCCCAACTCCGCCGTGCCCCCTGGCCTGACGAAAGTTGGCCTAAATAAGGCGGAATTCTACCAGAAATCATATCATGACATCCCCGGATGATGATTTTCTTCACTTTCAAAGCCCCGGGGCCCGGGTGAGGACTAATGGTCTGGGTTTGGCCTGGTGAGGAGCAGGGATAGGTGCGGTTTGTATAAAGCACACTCCCCACCATTCTTCCCTAGGCTCCGTTCCTCAGCTAAGTGTGTGTCGGCGCGTTATTCTCCTTAACGCCAGAGCTAGACTGAAGTGCCTCAAAATTCGATATGCTTGGGATATCCTGGTCCCAGAATTTCAATACTTGGGGTCAGGGGAAATGGGTATCGGTAATGTAGgcaaaactgaggtacagagggAATCCTGAAGTTTGGTAGCCGAGTCTGTGGAAGGTTTGAAGAAGCTATCCCAGCCCTGGCCCGCAGCCAGGGCAGGTGGGGTGGCTGCCCTGGCCTGGAAACTCTTGTGGCACAATTAGGGATAACAGCTAGTTCATGTTACTATTGAAGATGGGGTCCCTTGTGGtatgctctttcttttctcttgactAAATTGTACAACTCTGATCACTCTGCCCCCACTCCATTCTCACTGCTCTTGAATCATCTCGATTTGGGGATTTAGGAGGTTGGCTGGGTCAGTAAATGATCATCTTTGCATCCATGTGTTGGCTTTGGGACTTGCTATCTGTATCTTGTATCTGGCTATGCAAGTGAAAGAAGCCTCAATCTGCTGCCTCTACTTCACCCCTGGATGGAAAAGTCTAGAACAGAGATCCTGGAATGAGCTCCAGGGGAATGCCTAAAAGTGGAGGAGATAACAAGACTGAGGACCATTGAGGACTTTCCCACTCTGGCCAGGGGACTGAGGTGTGTCCTAGGCTCTCTGATTTCAGCACCTCTCCTCAACTCATTCTGAGAATTGGCCACCCCACTTGGATGCTGGGTCTGCAAGAGACCTTGTGTCCTTCACATGCTCAGTGCCAAAGAGATTGGCACTGAGACTGATCAGGATTTCCCAAGGAAATCTATTTGCTATAAAATCTCCCCAAACAGCTTTTAGCAACCGCAGACATTTCACAGCGGGAGCACAGGTCTTGGAGAGAGGTTTAACTCTTcagctttaaaagaaacaaacaaacaaaaaacctttgaaTTGCCCGTCCTAGTAGCAGTGTCAAGGTTTACTATGTATTTTCCAGCTGCAGTGGGATAGGGAAACTGCCTCAAGACTCTCAGCGGCTTTGGGAAGAAAGAGCTCATCTAGGCGCCTCCAGTGGCCAAATTGCAACGGAAAATTTTTGTGTGGATGAGGGAATGGGGGATGCAATTTCATAGTTCCTTCCGTGGCCACATGTAGGCCAGGAAGTCCAAGCTCTGATCTGGGCTGTGCCTCTGCTTAACCTTGAAGAAGTGACCCCTTTGTATGGCATCTTTACAACCAGGGCCCTGGCATTCTAAGATCCAAGCTTCCAGCCCGAACCACTGTGGAATGTCTGTCCCTTCCTCAGCAACATTACAAACCTGTCCTCTACCCCATCCCAGAGCAAGGGAACGTTTGTGCAGGGCTCTGGACCCGTGCTTCACGTCCACCTACTGAGTACAGCTGTGCCTAGATTGACCCCGCCTGGCACTACTGCCTTCTCCATTCCAACTCTTTGTACTCTAGGAACTCATTTAGTCCATACTCTGGATAGGGAAACCATCTGTTGCACTGGTCTAACAGTTTCTAAGGCCTGCTCCACTCTCAGGCTACTCAGGGTCTCAGAGGGTGCTTTCACTGGCAGTTGGCACTGGAAATCTCTTAATTAGAAGCCTCTAAGCCCAGACGCCCATCTCTGATGTCTGTAGCAAGATGGCTCTGAGGCTGAGCCACTTCCCCTGAACCTCCAGCCTCCCACCTTCAGCTGCTGCATTCTGTAGTGCCCCGGGGACTAAGGTCCGGTTGTAGATTTCTGGCCTTAACAACCCCCAGCAAAGTCAAGCTGCCTTTACAAACCgtagtaaacattttatttacaaatttaagGCGTCCTAAATGCCTTTGGGCTACGACCCCTGGGGCGAGTCAGAGAAACAGTTTAGTCAAACACTTCACAGTCGAACCAGCTTGCTTCCGGAGGGAAGTGTTCGGCTGGTTAGCAGGACACTGAGACTCCCCTCTGCTCTGGGCAGTGTCCGCTGCAGCCAGCCGGAGCAGCGTTGGCCGAAGCGTGAATGTCGGGAGGTAGGCTCCACGCTGCGTCTCCTGTCCTGCCAAGTCGCCAACATACAGTAAGCACAAAACCCAGGCCATGGCTGGGAGGCTGCACGCAAGGCCCGGATCCCCTCCGCCCTCGTACAGTCTATACGCCGCCAAGCGCGCCTTTGGGTGGCTCGGGGCTTTTGGGAGCGCTGCTGGCTGTGGGCTGTGGCACAGGGAGAAGCTCCgaggcgccgccgccgccgaggCTGCTGGCGCAACCCGCACTGGTGCTGCTGCTACTAAGACTGCTGGCGCTGCTGAAGCTGAAACtactgccgccgccgccgccgccgctgctccCACCACTCCCAGCACTGCTGGCGCTGATGAGAGCGCCAGTGACCGGGGCCTTAATAACTGTTGTTTGGTGCAGAGAACGCTCAGTCCCCTCAGTCCGCTCCGTGTCGCTGGGGGCCATGTCCAGTGACTCGGAGTCGCTGCTCTCGCTCTCAGCCTCGCCTTCGGAGCGGCTGGGGCTCCTCTCGTCCTGCTCGCCATCCGCAGCCGGGCCTCCACCTGACGGTTTCTCGCCAGCCTCCTTGTCCTTGTCTTTTTGGGCCTGGGCCTCCTTGGAATGCCGCCACTTCATCCGCCGGTTCTGGAACCACACCTTCACCTGCGCCGGGCCACACGGGGAGACAAGAAGAGACACTGAAATGAGACCCAGGTTTGCTTCTATCCGACTCGCGTGCACCCGCAAGCCACCTCCCTGAGTGAGAAAGCAACGCTTACCTGGAGACTCTACCAAggaccaggcactgtggtagGCGCAGGAGCCAAGGGGCAGCCAGGAATCCTGGTCTAGGGAGCCCACTGAGACCGTTTTCAAAATGCAACCCTCAGGCCCCGGATTAAAATGACCTGGGCGACTATTGGAAAGGCAGATTCGTGCACCCGACCCCCAACATACTCTCTCTCTACTCTAAatccatgcattttttttttctggacccCCATGAGAATCTGATTAAAGTTATGGACTCCTAGCCCAGAAAAATACACATGTACCCAAGATATTGCTTACAATGTCAAGGGTTTGGTGAGCCAGTGTTAAGAATTCCTGCTCTAAATTGGCCCTCTCTTCTACTGCCATTACCCAAAGCCAGTCCCTACAAAAGcaacacttttttaaagaaaggaaacatgAGGAGCAGAAAGGGAAAAGGGGTTTTAAACTGTTAATCACAGTAGGGTGGGGGCACTGTTGGGCTTTCAGTAAGACAGCATTTCTTTGGTGTGTTTGTTCGCAAGAGCTGATAAGGACCCTGCCCTTGTTAAGGCTAAACAAATTCTCCTGGGGGCTCAGAAAACACTGGAATTAAATGTGTGCAAAGTGAAGGAAGGGCATAGAGATGGGGCAGAGAATCTATATAGACATATACGATCCCCTGGGGGACCCAGTGCGTTCACACAAGTTCcagcttcctttttaaaaataacatccaCAGCTGGTGGAAAACGGCTGGGCTcctccagtgtgtgtgtgtgtgtgtgtgtgtgtgtgtgtgtgtgtgtgtactggggAGGAGAGTTGTGTAATGGAggacagaaagaaacagagacagtAGTTGGGGGGACCAAGGAGCTAAGGAAAAGAAGCCTGCCTCTGGCTTCTGCCCTGCTGGGGACAATCAGCACCCCAGAGCTAGAGCCAGTGCTACGGGGTGCACAAGAGTGACTCTTCCACAGTCAAAACTCGGGAGGTGGGGGGAAAGTCCAGttcttaaatataagaaaaaatatttaattacgGCACAATACATTTACTAttgtcttgaaaaaaatcagataGGCAGAACCTGCTGAAATGCTCTTGGGTATTCcaagaaaatcatttttctttctttccctcaccTCTCCCATTCCTTCAGATTTTCTTCAGAGCCTAAGCCTTGGAATATGTGGCCTCTCCAAGCGGACTCCTTGCCCTCCTGGAGCTAACTAATTCcgtttgaaattatattttcactTCCTCACAACTGGGGATTTCACAATCcagcagaagcagaaggaggaggaggaaagagggagggtgagagggaaaaaaaccaacaacaatctCTTGCCTTTGggtttttatcttttctgaaatAAACTGCCTCCTACAGCGAATTGCACTACAGTTGAGTACATCAATGTTATTTCCAGCGGctcttttgctttctctgtgGTTCTTTAGCCTGCTGGCCAAAATAAACATGCAGTGCTTGTTGACACACATCTTGGGGATGAGCTCTTCTCTCGGTCCTTCTCCCTCACCCCATCTCCACcctcctcttctcctgcctcaagctgcGTAGTCCACAAAGCCTCTTGAAAGTCAACATCTTGCGTTTCCACCGTAGGAGGCCAGTCGGCCGGGGTGGAGGGAGCCTATCGGACTAGGCCGTGCGCTGTTGCCCGCCCGAGGGCGCTGTGCGCTGGAGCCGGAACTGCCTTACCTGTGCGTCCGTGAGGCCCAGCATCGCCGCCAGCTGCTTTCGGTCCGGCTTGGTCACGTACTTCTGAATCTCAAACCTTTTCTCCAGGCCTTTCCTCTGCAGGTTGGAGAACACAGCGCGAGACCATGAGCGCTTCCTTTTGTACGTCTGCGGCATGGTGTCCTTCGTGAGCACAGCGTAGGGACCTGCCGCAGAGCGGGAGCCAGAGGGAAGAAAGACAAGAGGGCTGTTCAGTGCCCAGTACTTGGCCTGCCGGTGTGGGGGTCCCCGTTAGGCTTGAAACCGTTTCCTGTTAACTGTCGATTCCACCCTCATTCAGAAAGCCCTTCGCGCATACACCGAATGGCCCCTCTAAGGAAGAATTTTATATGACAGTCAGAAGACCTAAAGCAAGCGTGGAGTAGAGAAGCCTGGAGGCTTGACCTTTAATTCCAAGGGAAAAACATAAACCTCATGCGTGGCCATCAGGCCTACGAAGAGTAGACAAAAATGTCCCTCGGGCCTGAGTAATGACAGCCCCGAAtctcttgtttgtttgtgtgtgtgtgtgtgtgtgtgtgtgtgtgtgtgtgtgtgtgtgtgttattcccGCATGTGCCCAGGCACCCAGACGTAAGCTTGCCAAGCACAAGTGTTTGAGGTAATCCCAAAATGTGTGTATGTTAATAAGTAACATCGATGCTGCATTTTTCAAGCCTCTAGGGCGAAAGACTTTGAGaaagccccccaccccaccgtCCACGCGCACACTTTCTGGGCTCTCCAGGCGCCCCTACCCCTTTTCAAGGGGAACCTTCCAAAGAGAGCGCTAGCTCGCTGATAAATCTTTCGGTTTCTCTCTCCTGACTCCGTAGCCTCCCGCCCCAACTGTGAGATTGCGACACCGCAGCCGCCCTGGAGGCGTCAGTCCTGAGATTTCTGACTGTCAGTCGGCTTGCCGGTTAGGCAGTACTCTGGAGTTTTTCGGTACCTGGAAACGTGTCTTGAAACTGATGCTGAACTGAATTTCTTGGGTTTGAGCTTAAGGGACTCAGGATGGCAGAAGCCTCGTTAATGGGATCTAGAGATGCGAAGAACTGGCCGGCGGAGGGCTGTAGGCCTGAGAGGTGCACCCCCGCGGGCCGCCCACCGGTTAGCAGGGACGTGAGATCTGGGGACAAGGGAAAAGGATAGCAGGTTACATCTCGGGCACACTCACACTCTCCGCTGATTtgttcctccccttccccttgcCCTGGATTCACTTTTATTGAGCGAAGTCACGAGAGAACTCGTCTCGGCGCTGAAACCTCTCTCTCCCAACAGTTGCCAAGGAGCGACGCACGAAAAGTTCCTGTGTGTCCCTCACGTCCACATGCACGCATATAGTAAGTAAAGGCTTTACATAAATCGGCTTACGGCCTTACTTTCACGTGCCTTCCAAGAATCCCACAAACCCAAAACCTCCGCCCCAAGGAGGCCCCATTCTGCCCGCTCATCTAGGcggttttgtttattatttacatttcctgGGTGAATTTTTTACCAGAAATCAGATAAATGCGAAAGTGTTTCCCAAAAATGCTTTAGTTGTCAGAAAATATCATTCTGTCTCTAGATACGTTATTAAAGAGATCAAAGTCATTTTAGCAGATAATTACACCaaccatttttataaatattgtttctAAGACGTGTTTTTAAAGAATCcctggaataatttttttgtttgttttacatagaACAGGTGAGTTTTATAcctaatgttttgtagttttcttacaATTCGTTTTCTTCTCTCCCATTTTACCGAGTTGTCCTTAATTGTAAAAACACTCAAAGGCACCCCAAGCCAGCCCGGGGTCCCGGGAGTGGGTCAGTGGTCAGAGGCCTGCAGCCTCCAGTCCAAGACCTACCTCTCAGCGTGTTGCCTTCTTTGACTTTTGGGTCAAATTCTGCAGATAAAATGCGGTCAATTCCAAATTTGAGGTCTTTGCTGGAGGGGGCCGGGGCCGAGCCACTGTGGTGGGGGTTTGGGACCACTCGCGTCCCAGAGGCCGGGGGCTGCAGGGCGCCAGCccgaggcggaggcggaggctgttGCTGcggctgctgt
It encodes:
- the HLX gene encoding H2.0-like homeobox protein, whose translation is MFAAGLAPFYASNFSLWSAAYCSSTGPGGCSFPLDPAAVKKPSFCIADILHAGVGDLGAAPEGLAGASAAALTAHLGSVHPHASFQAAARSPLRPTPVVAPSEVPAGFPQRLSPLSAAYHHHHPQQQQHQQQQPQQQQQPQQQPPPPPRAGALQPPASGTRVVPNPHHSGSAPAPSSKDLKFGIDRILSAEFDPKVKEGNTLRDLTSLLTGGRPAGVHLSGLQPSAGQFFASLDPINEASAILSPLSSNPRNSVQHQFQDTFPGPYAVLTKDTMPQTYKRKRSWSRAVFSNLQRKGLEKRFEIQKYVTKPDRKQLAAMLGLTDAQVKVWFQNRRMKWRHSKEAQAQKDKDKEAGEKPSGGGPAADGEQDERSPSRSEGEAESESSDSESLDMAPSDTERTEGTERSLHQTTVIKAPVTGALISASSAGSGGSSGGGGGGSSFSFSSASSLSSSSTSAGCASSLGGGGASELLPVPQPTASSAPKSPEPPKGALGGV